The DNA sequence TCCGGGGTCAACAGCCCACCGGGGAAGTAGCCGTCGCCACGTAGCCCGACCCGCCGGGCCGCCGCCCGGCTCGAACCACCCACGTGAATCGGCAACGCGGTGGCGCCGTGCGGCTTCGGAAAGCTGCACACCCGCTCGAAGTCGAAGAACTCGCCGTGGAACGACACACCGTCGGCGTCACCGCCCCACAGCAGCCGTAGCACGTCGATCGCCTCGTCGGCACGTCGGCCACGGGAACGGAAGTCGACCCCCACCGCCGTCGCCTCACCGGGCAGGCCGCCCAGTCCGACGGTCAGCAGCCGCATCCGGCCCTTCGACAGGACGTCGATCGTCGCCAGCCGCTTGGCGAGCACCACCGGATGGTGGTACGGCAGCAGCAGCACCCCGGTGCCGAGCAGCAGCCGGTCGGTTGCCGCCGCCACGAAGGCCAGCAGGTCCAACGGATCCGCGTACGGCAGCGACGGCGGCATCTCGACCGCCCCGACCGTCGCACCTGGATACAGCACCACGTGTTCCGGCACGTACAACCCCTCGAACCCGCATGCCTCGGCGTGCTGGGCGTACCCGATGAGCCGGTCCGGGTCGGTGCCGTGCAGCGGGGTGCTGTAACTGACCGCGAACCTCACCGCCGCCGCCGATCCGCCCGCGCCCGGTCGAGCTGGCACCGCAGCTGTTCCCGGACACCTGCCAACCGTGCCAGTCCGACATCGACCTCGGCCAGCTTGCGCCGCAGCACCGAGATCGAGTCGGGGCAGACGTCGCCGGACGGATTCCCGGCCCGCAGGCAGGTCACGAACGGGCGGATGTCCTCCAGATCGAAACCGACCGCGAGCAACGACCGGATCTCGCCCACCACCCGCAGCTCCGTATCGTCGTAGTCGCGGTAGCCGTTGGCGCATCGCCGGGGCCGGACCAGCCCCTGCGCCTCGTAGTAGCGCAGCGTCCGGGCGCTCGTCCCGGCCTGCCGCGCCAGCTCACCGATCAACATGTGACCTCCCCGGCCAGCCTCGGACCCACCGTGACGCTAAACCTTGACGTCGGTGTCAGGGCAACGAGCCGGCGGTCCTGGCGACGGTCAGCCGAGGGCGGCAGCCATCCGGCGTACCGCCTCGGTGATCGTCTCCGGCGCGGCGGCCAGGTTGAACCGGGCGTGCCCGGCCCCGCCCGCGCCGAAGTCCAGCCCGGCGCTCAGCGCCACCCGCCCCCGGTCGAGGAACACCGCCGCCGGGTCGTCGCCGAGCCCCAACGCCCGGCAGTCCAGCCAGGCCAGGAAGGTCGCCTGACCGGGTGCGTACCCGATCTGTGGCAACCGGTCCGCCAGCAGGTCGGCCAGCAGCCGCCGGTTCGCGTCGACCGCCGACCGTACGGTGTCCAGCCAGTCGCCGCCGTCACGGAACGCCGCCGTGTGCGCGATCACCCCGAGATGGTTGACCCCGTGGCCGACCTCCTCCGGCAGCCGGGCCAGGTCGGCAGCGGCGGCCGGCCCGGCGACCGCGAGGGCGGCCTTCAAGCCGGCCAGGTTCCAGCCCTTCGAGCCGGAGATCAGCGTCAGGCCGTCGTCCGTGCCGGGCACCGACAGGTACGGCACGAACGTCACTCCGGACGCGGTCATCGGGGCGTGGATCTCGTCGACCACCACCCGTACGCCGTGCCGGCCGGCCAGCTCCGCGACGGCGGCCAGCTCGTCGGCGGTGTGCACCGTCCCGGTCGGGTTGTGCGGACTGCACAGCAGGTACGCCGCCCGGCGGCCACCCGCGCGGGCGGCGGTGAACGCCTCGGCCAGCGAGTCGAGGTCCAGCCGGCCGTCCCGACCGAGCGGGGCCTCCCGCACCGGCCGGTCCAGGTTGCGCAGGAACCCGTAGAACGGCGGGTACACCGGCGGGTTGATCACGACCGTGTCGCCCGGCCCGGTCACCAGCTTCAGCATCTCGACCGCGCCGAGCATCACGTCCGGCACGGTCGCGGTCCGCGCCGGGTCCAGACCGTCCCACCCCCACCGCGTCGCCGCGAACCCGGCGACCGCCTCGGCGTAGCCGGCCCCGGTGGCGTACCCGATGTCCCCGGCTCGCACTGCCGCGTCGATCGCCTCGACGACCGGTCCGGCCGGCTCGACGTCCATCTCCGCCACCCACACCGGCAGCACGTCAGCTGGGTACACCC is a window from the Solwaraspora sp. WMMD792 genome containing:
- a CDS encoding TIGR03619 family F420-dependent LLM class oxidoreductase, whose amino-acid sequence is MRFAVSYSTPLHGTDPDRLIGYAQHAEACGFEGLYVPEHVVLYPGATVGAVEMPPSLPYADPLDLLAFVAAATDRLLLGTGVLLLPYHHPVVLAKRLATIDVLSKGRMRLLTVGLGGLPGEATAVGVDFRSRGRRADEAIDVLRLLWGGDADGVSFHGEFFDFERVCSFPKPHGATALPIHVGGSSRAAARRVGLRGDGYFPGGLLTPDERAAQWKLARSVATEAGRDPDALEYTRWGSTELSAQRVEAYAAQGVTRIVVGSGADTLAEQRDDLSGFADRFGLRPTKGDQRLSRQ
- a CDS encoding MerR family transcriptional regulator is translated as MLIGELARQAGTSARTLRYYEAQGLVRPRRCANGYRDYDDTELRVVGEIRSLLAVGFDLEDIRPFVTCLRAGNPSGDVCPDSISVLRRKLAEVDVGLARLAGVREQLRCQLDRARADRRRR
- a CDS encoding aminotransferase class I/II-fold pyridoxal phosphate-dependent enzyme, with protein sequence MTNVRYGDGAWVPLDRARQRTSIKWRVYPADVLPVWVAEMDVEPAGPVVEAIDAAVRAGDIGYATGAGYAEAVAGFAATRWGWDGLDPARTATVPDVMLGAVEMLKLVTGPGDTVVINPPVYPPFYGFLRNLDRPVREAPLGRDGRLDLDSLAEAFTAARAGGRRAAYLLCSPHNPTGTVHTADELAAVAELAGRHGVRVVVDEIHAPMTASGVTFVPYLSVPGTDDGLTLISGSKGWNLAGLKAALAVAGPAAAADLARLPEEVGHGVNHLGVIAHTAAFRDGGDWLDTVRSAVDANRRLLADLLADRLPQIGYAPGQATFLAWLDCRALGLGDDPAAVFLDRGRVALSAGLDFGAGGAGHARFNLAAAPETITEAVRRMAAALG